One region of Deinococcus fonticola genomic DNA includes:
- a CDS encoding NUDIX domain-containing protein, producing MPDLRLLVDDVAFAVRAVLVCQRDGKLLVESGDYPFQNLPGGALLTGEALADGAAREWHEETGLKAQAVRLLGLVENFFELNGRCWHELGFYFGVDAQDALPDRPFRVVDNTANVLNWIDPLAEMDRPTYPTAALKLLDVPEGKFRHIINREAKRPPALDLRLDIHGTAFQLRVHLIYVQDGQLLTNTVPGSGFWFLPGGSVLLNEDSLTAARREFQEETGLHAQSARLVGITEGFDRRTNRQQLGLCYRVETEERLPTRAFPVRDHDELQMQWVALSEVDSTVHPRDLSKMLDGAEGQIEHSVTGWDTV from the coding sequence GTGCCTGACCTGCGCCTGCTTGTGGATGATGTGGCTTTCGCCGTGCGTGCCGTACTGGTCTGCCAGCGTGACGGGAAGCTACTGGTCGAATCAGGCGATTACCCCTTTCAGAATTTGCCGGGCGGAGCCCTCCTCACGGGTGAAGCCCTGGCAGACGGCGCAGCGCGTGAATGGCACGAGGAAACCGGGCTGAAGGCGCAGGCGGTGCGTCTGCTTGGCCTGGTGGAGAATTTCTTCGAGTTGAATGGCCGCTGCTGGCACGAACTGGGGTTTTACTTCGGGGTCGATGCGCAGGACGCCTTACCGGACAGGCCCTTCAGGGTGGTCGACAACACCGCGAACGTCCTGAACTGGATTGACCCGCTGGCCGAAATGGACAGACCGACTTACCCCACCGCCGCCCTGAAACTTCTTGACGTTCCAGAAGGAAAATTTCGCCACATCATCAACCGGGAGGCTAAACGCCCGCCCGCGCTGGACTTGCGGCTCGACATTCACGGAACAGCTTTCCAGCTGCGGGTACACTTGATCTACGTGCAGGACGGCCAACTCCTGACCAATACCGTGCCCGGTTCAGGGTTCTGGTTCCTGCCGGGCGGCAGCGTCCTGCTGAACGAGGATTCCCTGACGGCGGCCAGGCGCGAATTCCAAGAGGAAACGGGCCTGCACGCCCAGAGTGCGCGACTGGTCGGTATCACCGAAGGCTTCGACCGCCGCACGAACAGGCAGCAACTCGGGCTGTGTTACCGCGTCGAGACGGAGGAGCGGCTGCCAACAAGAGCTTTCCCTGTTCGGGATCACGACGAGTTGCAAATGCAGTGGGTTGCCCTGTCCGAGGTGGATTCGACCGTGCATCCACGCGATCTGTCGAAAATGCTCGACGGTGCAGAAGGACAGATCGAGCATTCCGTCACCGGGTGGGACACCGTCTAA
- a CDS encoding PIN/TRAM domain-containing protein: MLPVRLLMMFLGLLAGYGAGGVLAASTPPDTATVNTVSLMLAGMLSGLLLAPRVEKFIAPRLSALQGWYGRLTPTTVTAATFGLIVALLVSVLLANLLRGLPFYSSAISIAFTVILAAFFITFAVRNEDQFGALAFQQPKRKTGGKILDSNVIIDGRLLELARSGFLEGDLIVPAFILRELQTLSDSADPQKRTRGKRGLNVLEELRGLRPLRIEDWDDPNLPTTDDKLIRLARETHAKLLTNDGNLTKIAKLHDVQVLSIHEAAVALKPQVQAGDNLTITITKGGQQKDQGVGYLEDGTMVVVEDGMKMRGKPARVTVVNNVQTNVGRMIFAKLDKEQPAA, translated from the coding sequence ATGCTGCCGGTGCGCCTCCTGATGATGTTCCTCGGACTCCTGGCCGGATACGGTGCCGGGGGGGTGCTGGCGGCCTCGACGCCGCCGGACACGGCCACCGTCAACACCGTCAGCCTGATGCTCGCCGGGATGCTCAGCGGCCTGCTGCTGGCCCCGCGCGTCGAGAAGTTCATCGCGCCGCGCCTCAGCGCCCTTCAGGGCTGGTACGGGCGCCTGACGCCCACCACCGTGACCGCCGCGACCTTCGGGCTGATCGTGGCGCTGCTGGTCAGCGTGCTGCTGGCAAACCTGCTGCGCGGCCTGCCGTTCTATTCGTCGGCCATCAGCATCGCCTTCACGGTGATTCTGGCGGCCTTCTTCATCACCTTCGCGGTGCGCAACGAGGACCAGTTCGGGGCGCTGGCCTTTCAGCAGCCCAAGCGCAAAACGGGTGGCAAAATCCTGGACAGCAACGTGATTATCGACGGGCGCCTTCTGGAGCTGGCCCGCTCGGGCTTTCTGGAAGGCGACCTGATCGTTCCCGCGTTCATCCTGCGCGAACTCCAGACCCTCTCGGACAGCGCCGACCCGCAGAAACGCACCCGGGGCAAACGTGGCCTGAACGTGCTGGAAGAGCTGCGCGGCCTCCGGCCCCTGCGCATCGAGGACTGGGACGACCCCAACCTGCCCACCACCGACGACAAACTGATCCGGCTGGCCCGCGAAACCCACGCCAAACTGCTGACCAACGACGGCAACCTCACCAAGATCGCCAAGCTGCACGACGTGCAGGTGCTCAGCATCCACGAGGCCGCCGTGGCCCTCAAGCCCCAGGTGCAGGCCGGCGACAACCTGACCATCACCATCACCAAGGGCGGGCAACAGAAGGATCAGGGCGTCGGTTACCTGGAAGACGGCACCATGGTGGTCGTCGAGGACGGGATGAAAATGCGCGGCAAGCCTGCCCGCGTGACGGTGGTGAATAACGTGCAGACCAACGTGGGCCGCATGATCTTCGCCAAGCTGGACAAAGAGCAGCCCGCCGCGTGA
- a CDS encoding PRC-barrel domain-containing protein, with amino-acid sequence MIKGKEILGRNIVAISTGEKVDSVRDVVFDHQGNQVLAFLVDEGGWFRAAKAVPFERVRSIGEHAIMIASADDVTSSRDDGRLADALESKTSLLGMTLLTTDGQNLGKIADVYFDENTGRVVGYEATGGLFADLSSGRAFIPAPSDVQIGADAAIVPLSVAAAMKENPGGLKGAIKTAGDAVTGAVHHTGETVTGAVQSAGEAVKDTYQSAASSVKETAQNASEAVTERQQEYVIGKTSNTEIVAADGTVIVHEGEVVTPLHAEVAEWHGKLPALAAAVTGASVSTSLGQATESLTSKMTAGFRDLLNETRTRQKHYVVGKTAGQDIELENGLFIAHKGDTITAAQAEAAEKAGKLAALTAAATGGAVADAYDDARTRVQEGYAEIREATADRQKAYVTGKVAGTNVVSDSGEVIVSRGVTIGAHHAERAEATGSLAALTAAATAGAVTGAGQDDMEDNTASPHRIEDTLGRRVRHDIRAPGGSLLAAQGQIVNTDIAARAQTLGLEQPLIEATLGEEVQGSNAAAANLLDRAKSWFSDRKEETEQAMRQREQEAHEQRIRSALGRPVTRVILAPDDSIILNTGEIITNKAVDAARAGNVLDILLDSVSKEDPSIDPLATRPTETGQAALESQQKPDAES; translated from the coding sequence ATGATCAAAGGTAAGGAAATTCTCGGCAGGAATATCGTCGCCATCAGCACCGGCGAGAAAGTGGACAGCGTGCGGGACGTGGTGTTCGACCACCAGGGCAACCAGGTGCTGGCGTTTCTGGTCGACGAGGGCGGCTGGTTCCGCGCCGCCAAAGCCGTGCCGTTTGAGCGCGTACGCAGCATCGGGGAGCACGCCATCATGATCGCCAGCGCCGACGACGTGACCTCCAGCCGTGACGACGGGCGCCTGGCCGACGCGCTGGAAAGCAAGACCAGCCTGCTGGGCATGACCCTGCTGACTACCGACGGGCAGAACCTCGGCAAGATCGCGGACGTGTACTTCGACGAGAACACCGGCCGGGTGGTGGGTTACGAGGCCACCGGGGGACTGTTCGCGGACCTGAGCAGTGGCCGGGCCTTTATTCCCGCACCCAGCGACGTGCAGATCGGCGCGGACGCCGCCATCGTGCCGCTGAGCGTGGCCGCCGCCATGAAGGAAAATCCCGGCGGCCTGAAGGGTGCGATCAAGACTGCCGGGGACGCCGTGACGGGCGCCGTTCACCACACCGGCGAAACGGTGACGGGCGCGGTGCAGAGTGCCGGCGAGGCGGTCAAGGACACCTACCAGAGCGCCGCCAGCAGCGTGAAGGAAACCGCCCAGAACGCCAGCGAGGCCGTCACCGAGCGCCAGCAGGAGTACGTGATCGGCAAGACCAGCAACACCGAGATTGTGGCCGCAGACGGCACCGTGATCGTGCATGAGGGTGAAGTCGTGACGCCGCTGCACGCCGAGGTCGCCGAGTGGCACGGCAAACTTCCGGCGCTGGCCGCCGCCGTGACGGGCGCCAGCGTCTCGACCTCGCTGGGGCAGGCCACCGAATCCTTGACCAGCAAGATGACCGCCGGATTCCGTGACCTGCTGAACGAGACCCGCACCCGCCAGAAACACTACGTGGTCGGAAAAACCGCTGGGCAGGACATCGAACTGGAGAACGGCCTGTTCATCGCCCATAAGGGTGACACCATCACCGCCGCGCAGGCCGAGGCCGCCGAGAAAGCCGGCAAGCTCGCGGCCCTGACCGCCGCCGCCACCGGTGGAGCAGTAGCCGACGCTTACGACGACGCCAGAACCCGCGTGCAGGAAGGCTACGCAGAGATCAGGGAGGCCACCGCTGACCGGCAGAAGGCCTACGTGACCGGCAAAGTGGCGGGAACCAACGTGGTCAGCGACTCCGGCGAGGTGATCGTGTCCCGGGGCGTGACCATCGGCGCCCACCACGCCGAGCGCGCCGAAGCGACCGGCAGTCTCGCGGCCCTGACCGCCGCCGCCACCGCAGGGGCCGTGACCGGAGCAGGCCAGGACGACATGGAGGACAACACGGCCAGCCCGCACCGCATCGAGGATACCCTGGGCCGCCGCGTCAGGCACGACATCCGCGCGCCCGGCGGCAGTCTGCTGGCGGCGCAGGGCCAGATCGTCAACACCGACATTGCGGCCCGCGCCCAGACGCTGGGCCTGGAACAGCCGCTGATCGAGGCCACGCTGGGCGAGGAGGTTCAGGGGAGCAATGCTGCCGCCGCCAACCTGCTCGACCGGGCCAAATCCTGGTTCAGCGACCGCAAGGAGGAGACCGAGCAGGCCATGCGGCAGCGTGAACAGGAAGCGCACGAGCAGCGCATCCGCTCGGCCCTGGGCCGCCCGGTGACCCGCGTGATCCTGGCGCCGGACGACAGCATCATCCTGAACACCGGCGAAATCATCACCAACAAGGCCGTCGACGCCGCCCGTGCCGGCAACGTCCTCGACATTCTGCTCGACAGCGTCAGCAAGGAAGACCCCAGCATCGACCCCCTCGCCACTCGCCCCACAGAAACCGGGCAGGCTGCCCTCGAAAGCCAGCAGAAGCCCGACGCGGAAAGCTGA
- a CDS encoding bifunctional metallophosphatase/5'-nucleotidase, whose amino-acid sequence MKKNLALIGLSLTLSGCTMLGPATTDITVIGLNDFHGNLEPTSFAGVMVPDPKDPSKQVRLTTGGIEVIGGYLDAERAKQKNLVFVGAGDLIGASPITSSLLRDEPSTIALSKLGMKYSSLGNHEFDQGLKELQRMQNGGCDSNDMSKACKFMNPYPGATFKWLGANVVDKTTGKPVFPAYQIETVNGAKIAFIGAVTKTTPTIVSPEGVASLNFLDEAESVNRYVPELKAQGVDAIIMLIHEGGVSKDGFDKPACGTLTGPIADIVNKLDPRVDAVISGHTHQGYNCVVNGRTVIQGDFYGHLLQRLDMTIDRQQHKVTSIRAANVVMDPRSTARNADMTALVTRARQLTDAVKQTPIGTLASASVSRTNNDAGESALGDLIADSQLAATKDKGAVIAFMNPGGVRADLNATAPNNTATFGDLYAVQPFGNTLVVMDLTGAQIKTLLEQQFDNPSAGQNRILQVSQGFTYSYDSTAPKGSKVDPASIKLDGQTLDPAQTYRVTMNSFLATGGDNFAAFKDGVNVLQLPNLVDVEAFSTYLKANAGLAGGKQDRIIKSK is encoded by the coding sequence ATGAAAAAGAACCTTGCCCTGATCGGCCTCAGCCTGACCCTGAGCGGCTGCACCATGCTCGGCCCGGCCACCACGGACATAACGGTGATCGGCCTGAACGACTTCCACGGCAACCTGGAACCCACCAGTTTTGCCGGCGTGATGGTGCCGGATCCCAAAGACCCCAGCAAGCAGGTCAGGCTGACCACCGGGGGCATCGAGGTGATCGGCGGTTACCTCGACGCCGAACGCGCCAAGCAGAAGAACCTGGTGTTCGTGGGGGCAGGTGACCTGATCGGCGCGTCCCCGATCACCAGCAGCCTGCTGCGCGACGAACCCAGCACCATCGCCCTGAGCAAGCTGGGCATGAAGTACAGCAGCCTCGGCAACCACGAGTTCGATCAGGGGCTCAAGGAACTCCAGCGCATGCAGAATGGCGGCTGTGACAGTAACGACATGAGCAAGGCGTGCAAGTTCATGAACCCATACCCCGGCGCGACCTTCAAATGGCTGGGCGCGAACGTCGTGGACAAGACCACCGGCAAACCCGTGTTCCCCGCTTACCAGATCGAAACAGTGAACGGCGCGAAAATCGCTTTCATCGGCGCAGTCACCAAGACGACGCCCACCATCGTCAGCCCGGAAGGCGTCGCCAGCCTGAACTTTCTGGACGAAGCCGAAAGCGTGAACAGGTACGTCCCGGAACTCAAGGCGCAGGGTGTGGACGCCATCATCATGCTGATTCACGAGGGCGGCGTCAGCAAGGACGGCTTCGACAAGCCCGCCTGCGGCACCCTGACCGGCCCCATTGCCGACATCGTCAACAAGCTTGACCCGCGCGTGGACGCCGTGATCAGCGGTCACACCCATCAGGGCTACAACTGCGTCGTGAATGGGCGCACCGTCATTCAGGGCGACTTCTACGGGCACCTCTTGCAGCGCCTGGACATGACCATCGACCGCCAGCAGCACAAGGTCACCAGCATCCGCGCCGCGAACGTTGTCATGGATCCGCGCAGCACTGCCAGGAACGCCGACATGACCGCGCTGGTCACCAGGGCCCGGCAACTCACCGACGCCGTGAAGCAGACGCCCATCGGGACGCTGGCCAGCGCCAGCGTGTCGCGCACCAACAACGACGCCGGCGAAAGTGCCCTGGGCGACCTGATCGCCGACAGCCAGCTGGCCGCCACCAAAGACAAAGGGGCCGTCATCGCCTTCATGAACCCCGGCGGCGTCCGCGCCGACCTGAACGCCACGGCACCCAACAACACCGCCACCTTCGGCGACCTGTACGCCGTGCAGCCCTTCGGGAACACCCTGGTGGTCATGGACTTGACCGGGGCGCAGATCAAGACCCTGCTGGAACAGCAATTCGACAACCCCAGCGCGGGCCAGAACCGTATCCTGCAGGTCAGCCAGGGCTTCACCTACAGCTACGACAGCACCGCCCCCAAAGGCAGCAAAGTCGACCCCGCCAGCATCAAACTGGACGGCCAGACCCTCGACCCGGCCCAGACCTACCGCGTGACCATGAATTCGTTCCTGGCCACCGGCGGCGACAACTTCGCGGCCTTCAAGGACGGCGTCAACGTCCTGCAACTCCCCAACCTGGTGGACGTGGAGGCCTTCAGCACGTACCTGAAAGCCAACGCGGGCCTGGCGGGGGGCAAACAAGACCGCATCATCAAGAGCAAGTAA
- a CDS encoding ATP-dependent helicase: MSSGTDLLSQLNETQAQAADHFTGPALVIAGAGSGKTRTLVYRIAHLIGHYGVDPGEILAVTFTNKAAAEMRERASHLVPGAGGLWMSTFHSAGVRILRAYGEYIGLKRGFVIYDDDDQLDLLKEIMGSIPGIGPDTTPRTIRGILDRAKSHLMTPDDLERVPEVYISGIPRESAAEAYRRYESSKKAQNAIDFGDLITETVRLFKEVPAVLDKVQNKARFIHVDEYQDTNKAQYELTRLLASRDRNLLVVGDPDQSIYKFRGADIQNILDFQKDYPDAKVYMLEHNYRSSARVLTAANKLIENNAERLEKTLKPVKEDGHPVHFHRATDGRSEGDFVAEWLTRLHGEGRSWNDMAILYRTNAQSRVLEESLRRVQIPAKIVGGVGFYDRREIRDILAYARLSINPADDVALRRIVGRPKRGIGDTALAKLMDWARMNGTSLLTACANAAEQNILERGANKPVEFAQLMQGLSDAADAYGPSAFLRTVMDASGYLDMLRQEGQEGQIRMENLDELINAAEEWSQDHDGTIADFLDDAALLSSVDDMRTKTENKDVPEEAVTLMTMHNAKGLEFPVVFIVGTEEGLLPSRGALTEGPSGIEEERRLFYVGITRAMERLFLTAAENRMQYGKTNAAEDSRFLEELEGHFDTIDPYGQVIDYRAKSWKQYRPTVPARPDTSASVAVKNTSPLTAGMAYRGGEKVTHPKFGAGQVLAVAGTGDKQEVTVHFPSVGAKKLLVKFANLSPA, encoded by the coding sequence GTGAGTTCTGGCACTGATCTTCTCTCTCAACTGAACGAAACGCAGGCCCAGGCGGCTGACCACTTCACCGGCCCGGCGCTGGTGATCGCGGGCGCGGGCAGCGGCAAAACGCGCACGCTGGTGTACCGTATCGCTCACCTGATCGGGCATTACGGCGTCGACCCCGGCGAAATCCTGGCCGTGACCTTTACCAACAAGGCCGCCGCCGAGATGCGCGAGCGGGCCAGCCACCTGGTGCCCGGCGCGGGGGGGCTGTGGATGAGCACCTTCCACAGTGCCGGCGTGCGCATCTTGCGGGCTTACGGCGAGTACATCGGCCTGAAACGCGGCTTCGTGATTTACGACGACGACGACCAGCTCGACCTGCTCAAGGAGATCATGGGCAGCATCCCCGGCATCGGGCCGGACACCACGCCGCGCACCATCCGGGGCATCCTCGACCGCGCCAAGAGCCACCTGATGACCCCCGACGACCTGGAGCGCGTGCCCGAGGTCTACATCTCCGGCATTCCGCGCGAGTCCGCCGCCGAAGCCTACCGCCGTTACGAGAGCAGCAAGAAAGCTCAGAACGCCATTGATTTCGGCGATCTGATCACGGAAACCGTGCGGCTGTTCAAGGAGGTGCCGGCCGTTCTCGACAAGGTGCAGAACAAGGCCCGGTTCATTCATGTGGACGAGTACCAGGATACGAACAAGGCGCAGTATGAATTGACGAGGCTGCTGGCTTCCAGGGACCGGAATTTGCTGGTGGTGGGAGACCCCGACCAGTCGATTTACAAGTTTCGAGGCGCTGATATTCAGAATATTCTGGACTTTCAGAAGGATTATCCGGACGCGAAGGTGTACATGCTGGAGCACAATTACCGCTCCAGCGCCAGGGTTCTGACGGCCGCCAACAAGTTGATCGAGAACAATGCCGAACGTCTAGAAAAAACCCTGAAACCCGTGAAAGAGGACGGGCACCCGGTTCACTTTCACCGCGCGACGGACGGGCGCAGTGAGGGCGATTTCGTGGCCGAGTGGCTGACGCGCCTGCACGGCGAGGGCCGCAGCTGGAACGACATGGCCATTCTGTACCGCACGAACGCGCAGTCCCGCGTGCTGGAGGAGTCGCTGCGGCGCGTGCAGATTCCGGCAAAAATCGTGGGCGGTGTGGGCTTCTATGACCGCCGCGAAATCAGGGATATCCTGGCCTACGCCCGGCTATCGATCAACCCGGCGGACGACGTGGCCCTGCGCCGCATCGTGGGGCGGCCCAAACGCGGCATCGGGGACACGGCGCTGGCGAAACTGATGGACTGGGCGCGGATGAACGGCACTTCCCTGCTGACCGCGTGCGCGAATGCCGCCGAGCAAAATATTCTGGAACGCGGCGCCAACAAACCCGTGGAGTTCGCCCAGCTCATGCAGGGCCTCTCGGACGCGGCGGACGCTTACGGCCCCTCGGCGTTCCTGCGCACGGTCATGGACGCCAGCGGTTACCTGGACATGCTGCGCCAGGAGGGCCAGGAAGGGCAGATCAGGATGGAGAACCTGGACGAACTGATCAACGCCGCCGAGGAGTGGTCGCAGGATCACGACGGCACCATCGCCGACTTCCTGGACGACGCGGCCCTGCTGTCCAGCGTGGACGACATGCGCACAAAAACGGAAAACAAGGACGTGCCGGAGGAAGCCGTCACCCTGATGACCATGCACAACGCCAAGGGCCTGGAATTCCCGGTGGTGTTCATCGTGGGCACCGAAGAAGGCCTGCTGCCCAGCCGGGGCGCCCTCACCGAAGGCCCCAGCGGCATCGAGGAGGAACGCCGGCTGTTCTACGTCGGCATTACTCGGGCGATGGAACGTCTCTTTTTGACGGCCGCCGAGAACCGCATGCAGTACGGCAAAACGAACGCCGCCGAGGACAGCCGCTTCCTGGAGGAACTGGAGGGCCACTTCGACACCATCGACCCCTACGGGCAGGTGATCGACTACCGCGCCAAATCTTGGAAACAGTACCGCCCCACTGTGCCGGCGCGCCCCGACACCTCCGCGAGCGTGGCCGTGAAGAACACCAGCCCCCTGACCGCCGGCATGGCCTACCGGGGCGGCGAGAAGGTCACGCACCCGAAATTCGGCGCCGGGCAGGTGCTGGCGGTGGCCGGCACCGGCGACAAGCAGGAGGTCACGGTGCATTTCCCCTCGGTGGGTGCCAAGAAACTGCTGGTGAAATTTGCCAACCTCAGCCCCGCTTAG
- a CDS encoding enolase C-terminal domain-like protein, translating into MSTIQNVEALPYRLPLTSALAWGAHSALSAAEHVLVRVTLSDGSVGLAEAPPRPTIYGETVGSVQAILAHLSPALTGLDIHDTAALERVRNSVTNNHTARGALDMALWDARARAQGKTLFDTLVGPKERVRVSFILGIATPAEMLDEATRVVEAGVRCLKVKVGRHYQKDLEVIRDLRRAFGQDVLLYADSNETLTPEVAPSVLAAMQGEGLLYVEEPLPARDLRARAELHAQGVLPIVADDSCFTPADLGRELDFGTFDVLNVKTARNGFTDGLAMLRSAAARGKRGMVGSQASTGLGTIHAALLSTQAEVTEPCELSFVLKLKDDLLNHPVTFRDGWLDVNDLREHALDDRKWQQYAL; encoded by the coding sequence ATGAGCACCATTCAGAACGTCGAGGCGCTTCCCTACCGCCTGCCGCTCACGTCCGCGCTGGCGTGGGGCGCCCACTCGGCCCTGAGTGCCGCCGAACACGTGCTGGTGCGCGTGACCCTCTCGGACGGGTCGGTGGGCCTGGCCGAAGCCCCCCCGCGCCCCACCATCTACGGCGAGACGGTGGGCAGCGTGCAGGCCATTCTGGCGCACCTCTCCCCCGCCCTGACCGGGCTGGACATCCATGACACGGCGGCGCTGGAGCGCGTACGCAACAGTGTCACCAACAACCACACGGCGCGCGGCGCACTGGACATGGCGCTGTGGGACGCCCGCGCCAGAGCACAGGGAAAAACGCTGTTCGACACGTTGGTGGGGCCAAAGGAACGGGTGCGGGTCAGTTTCATCCTGGGAATCGCCACGCCCGCCGAGATGCTGGACGAGGCCACACGGGTGGTCGAGGCGGGCGTGCGCTGCCTGAAGGTGAAGGTGGGCCGCCACTACCAGAAGGACCTGGAGGTGATTCGTGACCTGCGCCGCGCTTTCGGCCAGGACGTGCTGCTGTACGCCGACAGCAACGAAACCCTGACGCCGGAGGTGGCCCCCAGCGTGCTGGCCGCCATGCAGGGCGAGGGCCTGCTGTACGTCGAGGAACCGCTGCCCGCCCGCGACCTGCGCGCCCGCGCCGAGTTGCACGCGCAGGGCGTCTTGCCCATCGTGGCGGACGACAGCTGCTTTACGCCCGCCGACCTCGGGCGCGAACTGGATTTTGGTACGTTCGATGTCCTGAACGTGAAAACGGCCCGCAACGGCTTTACCGACGGCCTGGCGATGCTGCGTAGCGCCGCCGCGAGAGGCAAACGCGGCATGGTGGGCAGCCAGGCCAGTACCGGCCTCGGCACCATTCACGCCGCGCTGCTGAGCACCCAGGCAGAAGTCACCGAACCCTGTGAACTCAGTTTCGTCCTGAAGCTGAAGGACGATCTGCTCAACCACCCGGTGACCTTCAGAGACGGCTGGCTGGACGTGAACGACCTGCGCGAACACGCGCTGGATGACCGAAAATGGCAGCAGTACGCCCTCTAA
- a CDS encoding ATPase — translation MSSVAWQGLRAGGAPLGAFERRLGDSPLTVLVGVTGVGKSTALKALEGASLRVLPDRREVTDAVMILPLAGREVRDREERFRWTAQYRETHPGGMAQALGSLVAETRVWGEAPVFDGLRGLEEVQFAAESFPAWRFVALGAPDVVRVERLLGRGDGFDQVQAENAGDLRAALAELKGVSDVFTDAELDQLAALTTRGHAPQDVLAKVKIVVSERRNYDPQAAETFLATLPLRRALLLDTVALSPEQVAQAVREWA, via the coding sequence GTGAGTTCAGTTGCGTGGCAGGGGTTGCGGGCCGGAGGGGCGCCGCTGGGAGCGTTCGAGCGCCGTCTGGGGGACTCGCCCCTGACGGTGCTGGTCGGGGTGACAGGCGTAGGAAAAAGCACGGCCCTCAAGGCGCTGGAGGGCGCGTCCCTGCGCGTTTTGCCCGACCGGCGCGAGGTGACCGACGCGGTGATGATCCTCCCGCTGGCGGGGCGCGAGGTGCGTGACCGCGAGGAACGCTTCCGGTGGACGGCGCAGTACCGCGAGACGCATCCGGGTGGCATGGCGCAGGCGCTGGGGTCGCTGGTGGCGGAGACGCGGGTGTGGGGCGAGGCCCCGGTGTTCGACGGTCTGCGCGGCCTGGAGGAAGTGCAGTTCGCGGCCGAGTCCTTCCCGGCGTGGCGCTTCGTGGCGCTGGGCGCGCCGGACGTGGTGCGCGTGGAGCGGCTGCTGGGGCGCGGCGACGGCTTCGATCAGGTGCAGGCGGAGAATGCGGGTGACCTGCGGGCCGCCCTCGCGGAACTGAAAGGTGTGAGCGACGTGTTTACAGACGCGGAACTGGATCAACTGGCGGCACTGACCACGCGGGGGCACGCCCCGCAGGACGTGCTGGCGAAGGTCAAGATCGTGGTAAGCGAACGCCGCAATTATGATCCGCAGGCTGCCGAGACGTTTCTGGCCACGCTGCCGCTTCGACGGGCCCTGCTGCTGGACACCGTGGCCCTCAGCCCCGAGCAGGTGGCGCAGGCCGTGAGGGAGTGGGCATGA
- a CDS encoding alanyl-tRNA editing protein → MTRALYHENVFHESGTPLAFQATVSAVRDGEVKLDASAFYPEGGGQPGDTGRLRWNGHEAQVTDTRKDKGSGEIWHVVQGDLPPVGTAISGEIDAARRWRHMQRHSGEHLLAQAFLRVNPAFQVVAVSMNSPECHLDLKGDPQEADVRAAEVLLREVLGRDELTLETPVVAETELANYPLRRETKITGQVRLVIFRDRMGHSFDVSACGGTHVPRAAMCAPVVVLRTERIKGGLTRVTFMAGEEAGEYLSGVYRVARALGQTFSVPVERLTEKVEALDGERLALKRELEAARSRLAQVLVQATPAEGLGQLRVRFMEVTDAALLQPALTADHDGDLVVGLAPDGRCGVASRVPELHAGHLLRAALTVTGGQGGGKPDLAQGSTLNPSGFFEAVRWHMKTMKIL, encoded by the coding sequence ATGACCCGCGCCCTGTACCATGAAAACGTGTTCCATGAGAGCGGCACGCCACTCGCTTTTCAGGCGACCGTGAGCGCCGTGCGAGACGGTGAAGTGAAGCTGGATGCCAGCGCGTTCTACCCGGAAGGCGGCGGTCAACCCGGCGACACGGGCCGGCTGCGCTGGAACGGCCACGAGGCCCAGGTCACCGACACCCGCAAGGACAAGGGCAGCGGCGAAATCTGGCACGTGGTGCAGGGTGATCTTCCGCCCGTCGGCACCGCCATCTCCGGTGAAATCGACGCGGCGAGGCGCTGGCGGCATATGCAGCGCCACAGCGGCGAGCACCTGCTGGCCCAGGCCTTCTTGCGCGTGAACCCCGCTTTTCAGGTGGTGGCAGTCAGCATGAACAGCCCCGAATGCCACCTTGACCTGAAAGGCGACCCGCAGGAAGCCGACGTGCGGGCGGCCGAGGTGCTGCTGCGCGAAGTCCTGGGCCGCGACGAACTCACGCTGGAAACGCCCGTCGTTGCCGAAACGGAACTGGCGAATTACCCGTTGCGGCGTGAAACGAAAATCACCGGGCAGGTCAGGCTGGTGATCTTCAGAGACCGAATGGGCCACTCCTTCGATGTAAGTGCCTGCGGCGGCACGCACGTCCCCCGCGCCGCCATGTGCGCGCCGGTCGTCGTGCTGCGCACCGAGCGCATCAAGGGCGGACTGACCCGCGTCACCTTCATGGCCGGGGAAGAAGCCGGCGAGTACCTCAGCGGCGTCTACCGCGTGGCGCGGGCGCTGGGCCAGACGTTCAGCGTTCCTGTCGAGCGCCTGACCGAGAAAGTCGAGGCCCTGGACGGCGAACGCCTGGCCCTGAAACGCGAACTGGAGGCGGCGCGCTCCAGGCTGGCCCAGGTTCTGGTTCAGGCCACCCCGGCAGAAGGGCTGGGCCAGTTGCGGGTGCGCTTCATGGAAGTGACGGACGCCGCCCTGCTGCAACCCGCCCTGACCGCCGACCATGACGGTGACCTGGTGGTGGGCCTCGCGCCGGATGGCCGCTGCGGCGTGGCTTCCCGCGTGCCCGAGCTGCACGCCGGCCACCTCCTGCGCGCGGCATTGACGGTCACCGGCGGCCAGGGCGGCGGGAAACCTGACCTGGCCCAGGGCAGCACCCTGAACCCCAGCGGGTTCTTCGAGGCCGTCCGTTGGCACATGAAGACCATGAAAATATTGTGA